One part of the Phragmites australis chromosome 3, lpPhrAust1.1, whole genome shotgun sequence genome encodes these proteins:
- the LOC133913611 gene encoding DNA-binding protein EMBP-1-like isoform X2 has product MASSTSASGDERPGGSAPRDPSAGAGAPPQAHAEWAASLQAYYGAGGHPYAWPAAQHMMAAGAPYGAAVPFPVYHPAFYAHASMAAGVPYPAGEAAPVAEGNSKMKNSGAPSGDGYSGSSDGGSEESSDKRDASADQKVLPSAKRRKSGNADVKGEPSQAATTQVAATQDAAAELPLATRRSASKLSVSTSERAALSNATPNLNIGMDIWSNSPAKAETSGQREVNAGAPSQHAGALSQMKDERELKRERRKQSNRESARRSRLRKQQECEELIQKVTDLTAINGALGSELDQLKKACEDMEAENSQLMGEMEQSEAPSVLTTLSIQIETSKAHHGNNGNLHKKNINDSKG; this is encoded by the exons ATGGCGTCATCCACCTCCGCGTCGGGCGACGAGCGCCCCGGCGGTAGCGCGCCCCGCGACCCGTCCGCAGGGGCGGGGGCGCCGCCGCAGGCGCACGCGGAGTGGGCCGCCTCGCTGCAGGCCTACTACGGCGCCGGCGGGCACCCCTACGCCTGGCCCGCCGCGCAG CACATGATGGCGGCGGGGGCACCGTACGGTGCGGCGGTGCCGTTCCCCGTGTACCACCCCGCGTTCTACGCGCACGCGTCCATGGCCGCA GGTGTGCCTTACCCGGCCGGTGAGGCCGCGCCGGTGGCGGAAGGGAATAGCAAGATGAAGAATTCCGGTGCCCCCTCTGGCGATGGTTATTCCGGGAG CAGTGATGGCGGGAGCGAGGAGTCATCAGATAAGAGAGATGCCAGTGCCGACCAGAAG GTATTACCGTCTGCAAAGAGGAGAAAGTCCGGCAATGCTGATGTAAAAG GTGAACCGTCTCAGGCTGCCACAACACAGGTTGCTGCAACACAGGATGCTGCAGCTGAGTTGCCATTGGCAACCAGGAGGTCTGCATCAAAGCTCTCAGTTTCGACATCTGAGAGGGCAGCACTTTCCAATGCCACACCAAACTTGAACATTGGGATGGATATTTGGAGCAATTCTCCTGCTAAAGCAGAGACCTCAGGACAGAGAGAGGTGAATGCTGGGGCACCTTCTCAACATGCTGGCGCTTTGTCTCAGATG AAGGACGAACGAGAATtgaagagggagagaagaaaacAATCTAACAGAGAGTCTGCAAGGAGATCAAGACTACGCAAGCAG CAAGAATGTGAAGAACTGATCCAGAAGGTAACCGACCTGACCGCCATTAATGGTGCACTCGGATCAGAACTTGACCAGCTTAAGAAGGCCTGTGAAGACATGGAAGCAGAGAATTCACAACTAATG GGTGAAATGGAACAGTCCGAGGCACCTAGTGTTTTAACTACTTTGAGCATCCAGATTGAAACGTCGAAGGCCCATCATGGAAACAATGGCAATCtccataagaaaaatattaatgataGCAAGGGGTAG
- the LOC133913611 gene encoding DNA-binding protein EMBP-1-like isoform X3 — MASSTSASGDERPGGSAPRDPSAGAGAPPQAHAEWAASLQAYYGAGGHPYAWPAAQQHMMAAGAPYGAAVPFPVYHPAFYAHASMAAGVPYPAGEAAPVAEGNSKMKNSGAPSGDGYSGSDGGSEESSDKRDASADQKVLPSAKRRKSGNADVKGEPSQAATTQVAATQDAAAELPLATRRSASKLSVSTSERAALSNATPNLNIGMDIWSNSPAKAETSGQREVNAGAPSQHAGALSQMKDERELKRERRKQSNRESARRSRLRKQQECEELIQKVTDLTAINGALGSELDQLKKACEDMEAENSQLMGEMEQSEAPSVLTTLSIQIETSKAHHGNNGNLHKKNINDSKG, encoded by the exons ATGGCGTCATCCACCTCCGCGTCGGGCGACGAGCGCCCCGGCGGTAGCGCGCCCCGCGACCCGTCCGCAGGGGCGGGGGCGCCGCCGCAGGCGCACGCGGAGTGGGCCGCCTCGCTGCAGGCCTACTACGGCGCCGGCGGGCACCCCTACGCCTGGCCCGCCGCGCAG CAGCACATGATGGCGGCGGGGGCACCGTACGGTGCGGCGGTGCCGTTCCCCGTGTACCACCCCGCGTTCTACGCGCACGCGTCCATGGCCGCA GGTGTGCCTTACCCGGCCGGTGAGGCCGCGCCGGTGGCGGAAGGGAATAGCAAGATGAAGAATTCCGGTGCCCCCTCTGGCGATGGTTATTCCGGGAG TGATGGCGGGAGCGAGGAGTCATCAGATAAGAGAGATGCCAGTGCCGACCAGAAG GTATTACCGTCTGCAAAGAGGAGAAAGTCCGGCAATGCTGATGTAAAAG GTGAACCGTCTCAGGCTGCCACAACACAGGTTGCTGCAACACAGGATGCTGCAGCTGAGTTGCCATTGGCAACCAGGAGGTCTGCATCAAAGCTCTCAGTTTCGACATCTGAGAGGGCAGCACTTTCCAATGCCACACCAAACTTGAACATTGGGATGGATATTTGGAGCAATTCTCCTGCTAAAGCAGAGACCTCAGGACAGAGAGAGGTGAATGCTGGGGCACCTTCTCAACATGCTGGCGCTTTGTCTCAGATG AAGGACGAACGAGAATtgaagagggagagaagaaaacAATCTAACAGAGAGTCTGCAAGGAGATCAAGACTACGCAAGCAG CAAGAATGTGAAGAACTGATCCAGAAGGTAACCGACCTGACCGCCATTAATGGTGCACTCGGATCAGAACTTGACCAGCTTAAGAAGGCCTGTGAAGACATGGAAGCAGAGAATTCACAACTAATG GGTGAAATGGAACAGTCCGAGGCACCTAGTGTTTTAACTACTTTGAGCATCCAGATTGAAACGTCGAAGGCCCATCATGGAAACAATGGCAATCtccataagaaaaatattaatgataGCAAGGGGTAG
- the LOC133913611 gene encoding DNA-binding protein EMBP-1-like isoform X1 produces the protein MASSTSASGDERPGGSAPRDPSAGAGAPPQAHAEWAASLQAYYGAGGHPYAWPAAQQHMMAAGAPYGAAVPFPVYHPAFYAHASMAAGVPYPAGEAAPVAEGNSKMKNSGAPSGDGYSGSSDGGSEESSDKRDASADQKVLPSAKRRKSGNADVKGEPSQAATTQVAATQDAAAELPLATRRSASKLSVSTSERAALSNATPNLNIGMDIWSNSPAKAETSGQREVNAGAPSQHAGALSQMKDERELKRERRKQSNRESARRSRLRKQQECEELIQKVTDLTAINGALGSELDQLKKACEDMEAENSQLMGEMEQSEAPSVLTTLSIQIETSKAHHGNNGNLHKKNINDSKG, from the exons ATGGCGTCATCCACCTCCGCGTCGGGCGACGAGCGCCCCGGCGGTAGCGCGCCCCGCGACCCGTCCGCAGGGGCGGGGGCGCCGCCGCAGGCGCACGCGGAGTGGGCCGCCTCGCTGCAGGCCTACTACGGCGCCGGCGGGCACCCCTACGCCTGGCCCGCCGCGCAG CAGCACATGATGGCGGCGGGGGCACCGTACGGTGCGGCGGTGCCGTTCCCCGTGTACCACCCCGCGTTCTACGCGCACGCGTCCATGGCCGCA GGTGTGCCTTACCCGGCCGGTGAGGCCGCGCCGGTGGCGGAAGGGAATAGCAAGATGAAGAATTCCGGTGCCCCCTCTGGCGATGGTTATTCCGGGAG CAGTGATGGCGGGAGCGAGGAGTCATCAGATAAGAGAGATGCCAGTGCCGACCAGAAG GTATTACCGTCTGCAAAGAGGAGAAAGTCCGGCAATGCTGATGTAAAAG GTGAACCGTCTCAGGCTGCCACAACACAGGTTGCTGCAACACAGGATGCTGCAGCTGAGTTGCCATTGGCAACCAGGAGGTCTGCATCAAAGCTCTCAGTTTCGACATCTGAGAGGGCAGCACTTTCCAATGCCACACCAAACTTGAACATTGGGATGGATATTTGGAGCAATTCTCCTGCTAAAGCAGAGACCTCAGGACAGAGAGAGGTGAATGCTGGGGCACCTTCTCAACATGCTGGCGCTTTGTCTCAGATG AAGGACGAACGAGAATtgaagagggagagaagaaaacAATCTAACAGAGAGTCTGCAAGGAGATCAAGACTACGCAAGCAG CAAGAATGTGAAGAACTGATCCAGAAGGTAACCGACCTGACCGCCATTAATGGTGCACTCGGATCAGAACTTGACCAGCTTAAGAAGGCCTGTGAAGACATGGAAGCAGAGAATTCACAACTAATG GGTGAAATGGAACAGTCCGAGGCACCTAGTGTTTTAACTACTTTGAGCATCCAGATTGAAACGTCGAAGGCCCATCATGGAAACAATGGCAATCtccataagaaaaatattaatgataGCAAGGGGTAG
- the LOC133913613 gene encoding thioredoxin H-type-like codes for MGDGAVTAIQTWSDLIERLGKAGKKLVVLEFWATWSEPSKYMKQAYKDLANDFKEVEFYTLDVDKFKDLAENAGVEALPTFMLIKEYDVEDTVVGVKKEQLRKSITAKLK; via the exons ATGG GAGACGGCGCCGTGACCGCCATCCAAACGTGGAGTGATTTGATCGAGCGTTTGGGGAAAGCTGGAAAAAAGCTG GTGGTGCTGGAGTTCTGGGCGACGTGGTCCGAACCAAGTAAGTACATGAAGCAGGCGTACAAGGATCTCGCCAATGACTTCAAAGAAGTCGAGTTCTACACGCTCGACGTCGACAAGTTCAAG GATTTGGCGGAGAACGCCGGAGTGGAGGCGCTGCCGACGTTCATGCTGATCAAGGAATACGACGTGGAGGACACGGTCGTTGGCGTCAAGAAGGAACAGCTCAGGAAGAGCATCACCGCCAAACTGAAATAA